The DNA segment GCGGACGTTGTGGGTGACGAAGACGATCGTGCGTCCCGTCGCCTTCCACACGCGCTCGAGCTCTTCGTGGAGGAGGTCGCGGGTGATGGCGTCGAGGGCCGCGAACGGTTCGTCCATGAGCAGCACGGGCCGGTCTTGTGCGAGGGCGCGCGCGAGCGCGACGCGCTGACGCATGCCGCCCGACAGTTCGTGCGGCCGCTTCTCCGAGGCATCCGCGAGGTTCACCGTGTCGAGGAGGGCGAGGGCCAGCTCGCCGCGCTCGCGCCGGGGCACGCCGCGGAGGCGCAGTGCGAGCTCGACGTTGCGTTTGGCGCTCAGCCACGGCATGAGCGCCGACTCCTGGAACATGACGGCCGAGCCTTCGGCGGGCGTGTCGATCGTGCCCGACGTCGGCCGGTCGAGACCCGCGATGAGGTTCAGCAGCGTCGACTTGCCGCAGCCTGACGCACCGAGGAGGCAGACGAACTCACCGGGAGCGATGTCGAGGTCGATGCCGTCGAGCACGAGCGGCCCCGCGCCGAAGCGCTTCGACACCGAGCGGATGCTGACGGCGGGCGCGACGGGCGGGCCGGGCACCCGGAGCGGTGTGTTCCCGTCGAAGCTCGGGCCGAGACGATCGGCGGAGACGCCGGACGCAGGCGCGCCCGCGCCCGGGCCCGCCGAAGCGGACCCGGGCGCAGTGGAACGGTCGTCGGTCACGACGGTCAGTCCTCGCCGAGCTTGCCGGCCGAGACGGGCGTGCCGCCGTCGGCCTCCAGGAGCTTGTTGAGGATGCGCAGGTCGAAGAGGCCCTTGATCGAGCCCTCCTTCTGCACGCCGGCCGTGATGCCGTGGTCGACGAGCGTCTTGAACGTGCCCGCGGCCGGGTCGGCCGTGAAGGTCACGTTGTCGAGCGCGCGCGTGATCACCTCGGGCGCGAGCGCCTTGCCGGTCTCCTTCTCGATCGCGCCGTTGATGACCTCGGGGGCCTCTTCGGGGTTGTCGTCGATCCACTTGATCGCCGCGAGGTTGCCCGCAACGAGCGCTTCGACGGCGTCGGGGTGTTCATCGAGGAAGTCCTTGCGGACGAGGAGCACCGTGGTCGGGAACTTGCCGTCCTCCCAGAGGTCGGTCTCGTCGACGAGCACGTGCGCGCCGCCGTCGATGATGAGCCGCGACACCCACGGCTCGGGCAGCCACGCGCCGTCGAGGTCGCCCTGCTGGAAGAGCGTGAGCGTCTGCGCGTTCTCGGTCGGCGTGACATGCACGTCGCCGCCGCCCGAGGTGTCGTTCTTCAGCCCCTGTTCGGTGAGCCAGTTGCGCAGCGCGACGTCTTGCGTGCCGCCGAGCTGTGGGGTCGCGAGCGAGGTGCCCTTGAGGTCTGCAGGCTTGTCGATGCCGTCGCGCACGACGAGCGCAGCGCCGCCGGTCGCGGCTCCCGCGACGACGCGGGCGGAGGCCCCGGCCGACTGGATGAACGTGTTGATCGCGGGGTTCGGCCCCACGAACGTCGCGTCGATCGCCCCGGCGGTGAGCGCCTCGATGGCGGGCGGGCCCGCGGGGAAGACCTGCGTCGTGATCGTGACGTCGTCACCGAGCGCCTCTTGGAAGAGGCCCTCCTCGATGCCGACGAGTGCGGGCGCGTGGGTGACGTTCGCGAAGTAGCCGAGGTGGATCTCGTCGACCGAGAGACCCGCAGTCGCGTCAGTTGCGGCGTCGGTCGCGGGCGGCTCGGCGGCCCCAGCGGAGGCGCAGCCTGCGAGCATCATGGCTGCAATCCCCAGAGCGGTGATCGTCGTCGCGGTACGGATGGTGCGGGTGTTCTTGGTGCGGATGTTCACGGTTGTCGCCTCCTTTGATTCGAATGGTGAGGGTGGAGCGGTGGTGCGCCCGGGCGTCGACGGATGTCTCAGCCGGGGGTGATCCCGGCCGCCAGCGTGGCGCCGTCGGCGGGATGGATGACGAGGAACGAGCCGGCGTGCCGGTTCGCCTCGTACGGTTCGAGCGGCAGGTCTGCCGCGAGTTTCAGGGTGGCCCGGCCGATGTCGTTCGTCTCGAGCAGGGTCGCGGGCTCGTCGGCGAGGGTGTCGAGGTCGCGGCGCGAGTCGATCGACGCGACGATCGCCTGCACGGTGTGCGTGCCGTGCTTGACGAGCACGCGTGCGCCGGCGGTGAGCGGGCGCCCGTCGAGCTGGAAGAGTTCGGCGTCGATCTCGCGGCGGCCGGCCGGGAGGGTGCCGGCGCCGCCGATGACGGCGCCGCGAGCGGCGTCGACCTCGTCGGCGAGGCGTAGCGAGATCGATTGCGGTGCGCTCGCCTCATCGACGGATGTCCCAGCCACGTCGATCCCAGCGACGGTCGTCTCGATGCCCGACGGGAACACGGCGACCCGGTCGCCGACGCGCACACGTCCGCTCGCGACGCGGCCCGCGAAGGCGCGGTAGTCGCGGAACGACTCGGATGCCTCGGGGTCGGCCGAAAGCTCGGGCGTGAGCCCGCCCTGCGGACGGATGACGAGCTGCACGGGCAGCCGGAACGCGTCGAACTCGGTCTCGAGCTCGTCGTGCGCGGGCAGCGCTTCGAGCAGTTCGAGGAGCGCGGGCCCGTCGTACCAGGGGGTGTTCGGCGAGCGGTCGACGACGTTGTCGCCTTCGAGCGCCGACACCGGCAGCACGTGCACGTCGACGAGGCCGAGGCCCGCGGCGACCTCGCGCACTTGCCCCGAGACATCCGCGAACACCTGCTCGTCGTAGCCGAGCAGGTCGATCTTGTTGACCGCGACGATGACGTGCGGCACGCGCAGGAGCGCGACGACCGCGAGATGGCGGCGGGTCTGCTCGAGAACGCCCTTGCGGCCGTCGATGAGCACGACGACGGCGTCGGCCGTGGTCGCCCCTGTGACCATGTTGCGCGTGTACTGCACGTGGCCGGGGCAGTCGGCGAGGATGAAGCTGCGCACGCCCGTCGAGAAGTACCGGTAGGCCACATCGATCGTGATGCCCTGCTCGCGCTCCGCGCGGAGGCCGTCAGTCAAGAGGGCGAAGTCGAACCCGGTGCCCTGCCCGAAGCCGCGCTCGCTCGACGTGCGGGCGACCTGTTCGAGCTGGTCGGCGAGGATCGCCTTCGAGTCGTGCAGGAGCCGCCCGACGAGGGTCGACTTGCCGTCGTCGACCGAGCCTGCGGTCGCGAACCGGAAGAGGGTCGAGCCGCCGACACCCGTCGCGACGCGCGGCGCGCTCGTGGAGACATCCGTCATCAGAAGTACCCGTCCTTCTTGCGGTCTTCCATCGCTGCTTCGCTCAGCCGGTCGTCGGCGCGCGTCGCGCCGCGTTCGGTGACGGTCGTGCGGGCGACCTCGGCGACGACGGCGGTGACATCGGATGCCTCGGACTCGACGGCGCCCGTGCAGCTCATGTCGCCGACCGTGCGGTACCGCACGACGCGGCGCTCGACGGTCTCCGACTGAAGCGGTTGCGACACCTCGCCGACCGCGCGCCACATGCCGTCGCGGCGGAACACCTCGCGCTCGTGCGCGTAGTAGAGCGGGGGAAGCTCGATGCCCTCGCGCTCGATGTAGCGCCACACGTCGAGCTCGGTCCAGTTCGAGATGGGGAAGGCGCGCACGTGCTGGCCGGGCGTGTGGCGGCCGTTGTAGAGGCTCCAGAGCTCGGGTCGCTGGTTGCGCGGGTCCCACTGGCCGAACTCGTCGCGGAGCGAGATGATGCGCTCCTTCGCGCGTGCTTTGTCTTCGTCGCGGCGGGCACCGCCGAAGACGGCGTCGTGGCGGCCCGCGGCGATCGCGTCGAGGAGCGGGAGGGTCTGCAGGGGGTTGCGGGTGCCGTCGGGGCGCTCCTGGAGCCGGCCGTCGTCGAGGTAGTCCTGCACCGAGGCGACCTCGAGACGGAGGCCCAGGCGTGCGACGGTGTCGTCGCGGAAGGCGAGCACCTCGGGGAAGTTGTGGCCCGTGTCGACGTGCAGCACGGGGAAGGGCACCTTGCCGGGCCAGAACGCCTTCGCCGCGAGGTGGAGCACGACGACCGAGTCCTTGCCGCCCGAGAAGAGCAGCACGGGGCGCTCGAACTCGGCGACGACCTCGCGGATGATGTGGATCGATTCGGCCTCGAGCACGTCGAGGGCGTCGAGCGCGCCGCACTGGGCGAGCGCGGCGGTGCGTTCCCCGCTCACAGGTGCAGCCCGCATTCGGTCTTCGCGAGTCCGGCCCAGCGGCCCGATCGCGGGTCTTCGCCCTCGCCGACGGGCTTCGTGCACGGCTCGCACCCGATCGACGGGTACCCGTGCGACATGAGGAGGTTCACGGGCACACGGTGCTCGCCCGCGTAGTCGAGCAGGTCTTCGAACGACCACGCCGCGAGCGGGTTGACCTTCACGAGGCCGTTGCGGTCGTCCCACACGACGAGCGGAGTGTTGGTTCGCGTCGGCGCCTCTTCGCGGCGGACGCCCGTGAACCACACCTCGTAGCCCGCGAGCGCGTCTTGCAGCGGCTCGACCTTCCGGCGCGCGCAGCAGAGGCCCGGGTCGCGCGAGAACAGCTCGGCGCCGAACTCGGCGTCTTGCTGAGCGACGGTCTGCTCGGGCAGTACGTCGACGATGCGCACGTCGAGCGCGCGGGCGACCTCGTCGCGTGTCACGTGCGTCTCGGTGAAGTGGTAGCCCGTGTCGAGGAAGAGCACGTCGACACCGGGGAGCGCCGCCGCGACCACGTGCGGGAGCACGGCGTCGGCCATCGAGCAGGCGACGGCCGCGGCATCCGTCTCGAAGTTCGCCGCGACCCACGCGACGACGGCCTCGGCGGATGCTTCGCCCGTGGCGAGGCTCGAGAGCTCGGCGGCGCCGCGCTCGGCGAGGGCGCGTAGCTCGTCGTGCGACCGCTTCGCGGTCGCACGCGGGGCGAGGGCGACGCTCATTGCAGCGCCTCCTCTTCGGCGCGGTGCGCCCACTCGGCGAACGTCTCGGATGCCTCGGTGTCGCGCTCGTCGAGGTAGCGCAGCACGACCCGCTCGACGTAGTCGGCGAGGCCTGTCGCGGTCACCTTTAGCCCGCGCACCGTGCGGCCCGTGCCCGCCTCTTCGCGGTCCTTCGAGGCGAGGCCGCCGCCGAGGTGGACCTGGAACCCGGGCGTCTGTCCGCCGTCGCCGTCGGGCAGCAGCTGGCCCTTGAGCCCGATGTCGGCCGTCTGGATGCGCGCGCACGAGTTGGGGCAACCGTTGACGTGCAGCGAGATCGGGTGCGGCAGGTCGATGCCCGCGAGCCGCTCTTCGAGGGCGATGACGGCCTTCGTCGCCGTCTGCTTGGTCTCGACGATCGCGAGCTTGCAGAACTCGATGCCCGTGCACGCGATCGTGCCACGGCGGATGAGCGACGGCCGGGCCTGCAGCCCAAGCTCGTCGAGCTCGGCGACGACCTCTTCGACCTCGTCGGCCGGCAGGTCGAGCAGCACGAGCTTCTGGTGCGGCGTCGTGCGCAGGCGTTGCGACCCGCGGCGTTCGAGCAGGTCGGCGAGTTGGAGCAACAGCGTGCCCGAGATGCGGCCGACGATGGGCGTGACGCCGATGTACGCCCGACCGTCCTTCTGGCGGTGGACGCCGACGTGGTCGCCCTGCGTGAGCGGCTTCGGCGCAGGCGGCCCGTCGGGCAGGCGGTCGCCGAGGTACTCGGTCTCGAGGATGTCGCGGAACTTCTCGGCGCCCCAGTCGGCGACGAGGTACTTGAGGCGCGCGCGGTTGCGGAGGCGCCGGTAGCCGTAGTCGCGGAAGATCGAGATGACCCCCTCCCACACCTCGGCGACGCGCTCGGGTGCGACGAATGTGCCCGTGCGCACGGCGAGGTGCGCGGCCGTCGAGAGCCCGCCGCCGACCCAGAGGTCGTAGCCGATGCCGAGTTCGGGGTGCTCGACGGCGACGAACGCGACGTCGTTGATCTCGTGCACGACGTCTTGGCTCGGGTGGCCCGTGATCGCGCTCTTGAACTTGCGCGGCAGGTTCGCGAACTCGGGGTCGCCGATGTAGCGCTGCTGGATCTCGTCGATCTGCGGCGTCGGGTCGAGGAGCTCGTCGGCCGCGATGCCCGCGACGGGCGAGCCGAGGATGACTCGGGGCACGTCGCCGCACGCCTCTGTCGTGCCGAGGCCGACGCCCTCGAGGCGCCGCCAGATCTCGGGCATGTCCTCGACCCGCACCCAGTGCAGCTGGATGTTCTGGCGGTCGGTGAGGTCGGCCGTGTCGCGCGCGAACTCGCGCGAGATGCCGCCGATGACGCGCAATTGCTCGGTCGTCAGCTGGCCGCCGTCGATGCGGACGCGCAGCATGAAGTACTCGTCTTCGAGCTCGTGCGGTTCGAGGGTCGCGGTCTTGCCGCCGTCGATGCCGGGCTTGCGCTGCGTGTAGAGGCCCCACCAGCGGAAGCGGCCGTGCAGGTCGGTCGGGTCGATGCTCTGGAAGCCGCCCTTGGCGTAGATATTCTCGATGCGCTCGCGCACTTCGAGGCCGCCGTCCTCCTGCTTCCACGCCTCGTTGGCGTTGAGAGGTTCGGTGCCGTCGACCTTCCATTGGCCATTGGGTTTCGCGGACGGGCGCGCGGGGCGCACGCGGTTCCCCGCGGTCGCGGCGGTGTGAGCGGATGCCTCGGGGCGCGCCCGCTCGGCGGGCGTGGGCGCCTCGGTGTCGCTGAGTGTCATCCCGACCCTCCCTCGTGGTTCGCGGGAGGCGGGCCCCCGGACGCGACGCCGACCGCCGCGCGACCGAACCTAGGGGAGTCGAGGCGCGCTCGTCACGACGCGCGACGCGGGCCGAAACGGCGGGTCACACGGCGTCACACGCGGATGACGCATGGCGTCACAGAGATGACGAGACGGGTCCGTCGAGGGCGTCGAGGTACCGCTGCACGACGAGATCGACGAGCTCGGGGGCCGGTGCCTCGGCCATGCCGTGCTGCGCGTCGAGCAGCGGACGCGTCACGACGTCGGCACCCGCGCGCTCCACGAGGTCGTGGAAGTAGCCCGGCGCCATGAGGTAGCTCGAGACGATGACCCGAGTCGCGCCGCCGTCGCCGGTACGCGCCGCCGCCACGGCCGTCGCGAGCCGCGGCTCCGCCGCCGCGAGGAACCCGATCGTCACGTCGACGCCCAACTCGTCGGCCAATAGCTTCGCCTGCGCACGGCAGTCGTCGTTCGCGCGGTCGTCGGACGAGCCCGCCACGGCGAGCACGATCGCATCCGAGCCGTGGGGGGAGTCATCCGCCCCGGCATCTTCGAGACGCCCCGCGAGTACGCGCGCGAGACGCGCATCGGGGCCGAGTGCGGGCGCGAGATGCACCTCGGGATGGTCGGCCGTCGCCTTTCGCAGATCGACGTGCACGTGGTACCCCGCCGAGAGCAGCAGGGGTACGACGACCACGCGCGACCCGTGGGGGAGCGCGGCGAGCGATGCCGCGACATCCGGCTCTTGCACGTCGACGTGCCCGAGCTGCACGACGACACCCTGCAACGCTGCCGCCGCCGCGTCGACGAGGGCCTGCACGGCGGCCTGACCGTCGGGCGACGACGTGCCGTGGGAGACCGCGAGGAGGACGGGGGCGCTCATGCCCCCATTGTGGCCCTACTCGGCGGCGGCCGACGAGGTCGCCTTCGCAGGCTCGTTCGCCGCCGGCACCTTCACGAAGAGCATGAGCACGAGACCGGCCGCGAGCACGATGACGATGCCGAGGATGCCCC comes from the Agromyces protaetiae genome and includes:
- the cysD gene encoding sulfate adenylyltransferase subunit CysD, coding for MRAAPVSGERTAALAQCGALDALDVLEAESIHIIREVVAEFERPVLLFSGGKDSVVVLHLAAKAFWPGKVPFPVLHVDTGHNFPEVLAFRDDTVARLGLRLEVASVQDYLDDGRLQERPDGTRNPLQTLPLLDAIAAGRHDAVFGGARRDEDKARAKERIISLRDEFGQWDPRNQRPELWSLYNGRHTPGQHVRAFPISNWTELDVWRYIEREGIELPPLYYAHEREVFRRDGMWRAVGEVSQPLQSETVERRVVRYRTVGDMSCTGAVESEASDVTAVVAEVARTTVTERGATRADDRLSEAAMEDRKKDGYF
- a CDS encoding phosphoadenylyl-sulfate reductase, coding for MSVALAPRATAKRSHDELRALAERGAAELSSLATGEASAEAVVAWVAANFETDAAAVACSMADAVLPHVVAAALPGVDVLFLDTGYHFTETHVTRDEVARALDVRIVDVLPEQTVAQQDAEFGAELFSRDPGLCCARRKVEPLQDALAGYEVWFTGVRREEAPTRTNTPLVVWDDRNGLVKVNPLAAWSFEDLLDYAGEHRVPVNLLMSHGYPSIGCEPCTKPVGEGEDPRSGRWAGLAKTECGLHL
- a CDS encoding sulfate adenylyltransferase subunit 1, which translates into the protein MTDVSTSAPRVATGVGGSTLFRFATAGSVDDGKSTLVGRLLHDSKAILADQLEQVARTSSERGFGQGTGFDFALLTDGLRAEREQGITIDVAYRYFSTGVRSFILADCPGHVQYTRNMVTGATTADAVVVLIDGRKGVLEQTRRHLAVVALLRVPHVIVAVNKIDLLGYDEQVFADVSGQVREVAAGLGLVDVHVLPVSALEGDNVVDRSPNTPWYDGPALLELLEALPAHDELETEFDAFRLPVQLVIRPQGGLTPELSADPEASESFRDYRAFAGRVASGRVRVGDRVAVFPSGIETTVAGIDVAGTSVDEASAPQSISLRLADEVDAARGAVIGGAGTLPAGRREIDAELFQLDGRPLTAGARVLVKHGTHTVQAIVASIDSRRDLDTLADEPATLLETNDIGRATLKLAADLPLEPYEANRHAGSFLVIHPADGATLAAGITPG
- a CDS encoding nitrite/sulfite reductase, whose protein sequence is MTLSDTEAPTPAERARPEASAHTAATAGNRVRPARPSAKPNGQWKVDGTEPLNANEAWKQEDGGLEVRERIENIYAKGGFQSIDPTDLHGRFRWWGLYTQRKPGIDGGKTATLEPHELEDEYFMLRVRIDGGQLTTEQLRVIGGISREFARDTADLTDRQNIQLHWVRVEDMPEIWRRLEGVGLGTTEACGDVPRVILGSPVAGIAADELLDPTPQIDEIQQRYIGDPEFANLPRKFKSAITGHPSQDVVHEINDVAFVAVEHPELGIGYDLWVGGGLSTAAHLAVRTGTFVAPERVAEVWEGVISIFRDYGYRRLRNRARLKYLVADWGAEKFRDILETEYLGDRLPDGPPAPKPLTQGDHVGVHRQKDGRAYIGVTPIVGRISGTLLLQLADLLERRGSQRLRTTPHQKLVLLDLPADEVEEVVAELDELGLQARPSLIRRGTIACTGIEFCKLAIVETKQTATKAVIALEERLAGIDLPHPISLHVNGCPNSCARIQTADIGLKGQLLPDGDGGQTPGFQVHLGGGLASKDREEAGTGRTVRGLKVTATGLADYVERVVLRYLDERDTEASETFAEWAHRAEEEALQ
- a CDS encoding sirohydrochlorin chelatase, encoding MSAPVLLAVSHGTSSPDGQAAVQALVDAAAAALQGVVVQLGHVDVQEPDVAASLAALPHGSRVVVVPLLLSAGYHVHVDLRKATADHPEVHLAPALGPDARLARVLAGRLEDAGADDSPHGSDAIVLAVAGSSDDRANDDCRAQAKLLADELGVDVTIGFLAAAEPRLATAVAAARTGDGGATRVIVSSYLMAPGYFHDLVERAGADVVTRPLLDAQHGMAEAPAPELVDLVVQRYLDALDGPVSSSL
- a CDS encoding ABC transporter ATP-binding protein yields the protein MPGPPVAPAVSIRSVSKRFGAGPLVLDGIDLDIAPGEFVCLLGASGCGKSTLLNLIAGLDRPTSGTIDTPAEGSAVMFQESALMPWLSAKRNVELALRLRGVPRRERGELALALLDTVNLADASEKRPHELSGGMRQRVALARALAQDRPVLLMDEPFAALDAITRDLLHEELERVWKATGRTIVFVTHNVREAARLGQRVVLLSSRPGRVAGEWRIDTTGRRIESPEVAALSVEITEKLRKEIRRNAA
- a CDS encoding ABC transporter substrate-binding protein, whose product is MNIRTKNTRTIRTATTITALGIAAMMLAGCASAGAAEPPATDAATDATAGLSVDEIHLGYFANVTHAPALVGIEEGLFQEALGDDVTITTQVFPAGPPAIEALTAGAIDATFVGPNPAINTFIQSAGASARVVAGAATGGAALVVRDGIDKPADLKGTSLATPQLGGTQDVALRNWLTEQGLKNDTSGGGDVHVTPTENAQTLTLFQQGDLDGAWLPEPWVSRLIIDGGAHVLVDETDLWEDGKFPTTVLLVRKDFLDEHPDAVEALVAGNLAAIKWIDDNPEEAPEVINGAIEKETGKALAPEVITRALDNVTFTADPAAGTFKTLVDHGITAGVQKEGSIKGLFDLRILNKLLEADGGTPVSAGKLGED